A single window of Dermacentor albipictus isolate Rhodes 1998 colony chromosome 1, USDA_Dalb.pri_finalv2, whole genome shotgun sequence DNA harbors:
- the LOC135904853 gene encoding lamprin 1.8-10-like: MNALATVAFFTVLVAAASAGAVLGGYGGLGYGGLGYGGLGYGGLGYGGLGYGGLGYGGLGYGGLGYGGLGYGGLGYGGLGVGGVGVGSSVALLSGGPAFSKAVAGPTFLVRSVHHVNKIHGGGAILAHSGLGGGYGGLGYGGLGYGGLGYKGVK, from the exons ATGAACGCCCTG GCAACTGTTGCGTTTTTCACCGTCTTGGTTGCGGCAGCATCTGCGGGAGCCGTACTCGGAGGTTATGGTGGTCTGGGTTACGGTGGCCTCGGCTATGGGGGTCTCGGCTATGGGGGTCTCGGCTATGGAGGTCTCGGATACGGAGGTCTCGGATATGGAGGTCTCGGCTACGGAGGTCTCGGCTACGGAGGTCTCGGCTACGGAGGCCTCGGCTACGGTGGTCTTGGCGTGGGCGGCGTTGGTGTGGGCAGCAGCGTCGCTCTGCTCAGTGGAGGTCCAGCCTTCTCCAAGGCAGTGGCAGGGCCCACTTTTCTAGTGAGAAGTGTGCACCACGTCAACAAAATTCACGGAGGTGGTGCGATCCTTGCTCACAGTGGGCTTGGTGGAGGCTACGGAGGTCTTGGCTACGGTGGCCTCGGTTATGGCGGCCTCGGATACAAGGGGGTGAAATGA